In Desulfosudis oleivorans Hxd3, the DNA window GGCCTCGATAAAGGATTTTTCCGCGGCCGGCGCATGCACCAGCAATACATCCACATCGCAGTTCTGCCCCATCTGCAGGGCCTTGCCCGTACCCACTGCCGTCCACTTCAGCTCGATACCGGTGTCCTTTTGAAACAGGGGCGCCAGGTAATCCAGCAGGCCGGTGTTATCCGTGCTGGTGGTGGTGGCCATCATCAGGGGCGCCTTGGCCTCTTCCGCGCTGCAGGGCAGCACTGCCGCCATACCGCAGATAAACAAAACCGTCAACAACGCCAATAACTTTTTCATCTTTCTTCTCCTTTGTTAATACGGTTCATGCAATCAGGTGCCCGATGATATCGGGACCACCGCTTCAGGCAATATTTCCATGCCAACCGTCCGGCCCGGCGCCGGATTGATGCGGGCAAAAGCTTCAAGCGACACGGCCGACCGCCACGGCAGGCCGCCTGCCTGAATCATGGCCTCCACATAGGGTCCCATGTGGGTGAGGCCCGTCACCCGGCCTGTCATTTGATTCACACCACCGGAACCGGTTGTGCCGTTTGTCAGTCGCACATTTTCACTGCGCACGGCCACGTGAGCGGCACTGGCCGGAGCCGGGGCCTCCATCATCAGCTCGCAGCCGCCCAGTATCGCCCGGTCACCGTCAAAGACGGCGGGAAATATGTTCCGCACACCGGTAAACCGGGCGACAAACACTGTGGACGGTTTTTGAAAAAGCCAGGCCACCGGGCCGGTCTGCTCAATACGGCCATCGTGCAGAACAGCCGCACGTTCGCCCAGAAACCGGGCCTCATCCACATCATGGGTCACCATCAGAAACGTGGTGCCGGTGGCGCGGCAAAGCGCCTTTAAAAGCTGCTGAAGATCCTCCCTGAATCCCGGATCCAGTGCCGACAGGGGTTCGTCAAGCAGGAGCACCGAAGGGTTGACGGCCAGGGCACGCAAAAGGGCAACCCGCTGTTTTTCGCCACCGCTCAGGGTGACAATGGAACGATTGGCCAGATGCGCAATACCCACCTGGGACATCAATTCATTAATCTGTTTCCGGGGCATTCGTACTTCCGGTTTCCGGTACCGTACGCCGTAGCAGATGTTCTCCATCACCGACAGATGGGGGAAAAGTGCATAATCCTGGTAGACAATACCCACGGAACGGGCCTCAGGCGGCAGGCGGGTGACATTCTGCCCGTTGACATGAAGGGTTCCCGTGTTAATGGGCACCAGCCCGGCAAGGGCCTCCAGGGTCAGGGTCTTGCCGGCGCCGGTGGGCCCCAGCAACAGAAAAAACTCGCCGGGTTCAATGGAGAAACTGATGTGCTCCAGGCGGAAACCGGGCAATCGGATCGACAGGTCGCACACCGCCACCCGGCCCTTCATGTCACGCTTTTCCATCGCTTCTTCCAGCCCCCGGTACGCATGCCCGCGGTATCCGGCCTGCGCCATGACAGCAGCCGGAGCATCACGAACAGCAGCAGGCAGACCAGGATCAGCCAGACCGCTACCGGCTGGGAGTATTTCAGGCCATAGGCGGTAAACCGTTCGTAAATCAAAACCGGCGCGGTCATGGGATGATAGGCCACAATCACAATGGCGCCGAACTCGGAAATGGCACGGGCCGCGCAGAGAATCAGGCCCACCAGCATGGAACGCCATGCCAGGGGAAAGACCACCCGGGCAAAGGTCTGGCCCATGGAGGCGCCCAGGTTCCTGGAAACATGCTCCAGCCGGACGGGAATGGCTTCGATCCCCGTTTTGACGGCATTGATATAAAAGGGCAGGCCCACAAAGGTCAGCACCGTCACAATGCCGACCGTGGACCCCATCACCCGGATACCCGCTTCCATCAGCAGGCGGCCCAGCCAGTGTTCCCGCCCCACAATGCCCAGAAAGGCAATGCCGATCACCGGATGGGGAATCATGATGGGCAGATCCACGATGCTTTCCACAAGCCGTTTGCCCGGAAAATCTTTCCGGGCCAGCACATAGGCAAACGGGGTGCCGAACAGAAAGGAAAGGGCACCGGCCCAGCCCGCGGTGTAAAGGCTCAGGCCGATGGCCCGTTGCACGGTTCTGTCGCCGATGGCCCCCAGCATGTTTTCCCAGGTCGGCTGCACCAGCATCTGCACCAGGGGAAGCACAATAAAGGCCGACACCAGCAGGCAGGAAAAAAGCGAGGCCCACACCAGCACGCTTCCGGGTCGGCCTTTTTCCGCGAATGTGCTAATTTTTGACCTCCACCCGGTGCTTCAGGCCCTTGGGAATCTTCTCATACATCTCCTGAGTGGGAACCCGGCAGGGAATAAAGGGCGGCTGCCCCATATCGGCCAGCACCTTCAACCCGCCCTGGGGGTCCAGCATGTAATCCAGGAACGCCAGGGCCGCCTCCGGGTTGGGCCCATCCTTGATCATGGTGATGCCGTAAGTGCAGGACTGGCAGGTCTGGGTCATGAAGGTGCCGGGCTTGTCGCCGGTTACCTGGACCTGGGCGCGTTTGTAAAAGTCATCATACTTATAATTGCCGAGATTGATATGGTCGTCCAGTTTGACATATTTAAGTTCGTGCTGCACCGCCACGGACAGGTACTCCCAGGCGTAATCCATGTTCCCGGTTTTCAGCAGGGCCACCAGTTCCACCGACTTGGGACGCACATTGGCCTGGGGCCGGTTGGCGATCAACTTATCGTACAGGCCCGGCTGGTTGTAAAAAATTTCGGCCAGCTGCAGCACCATCAGGCTGCGATAGCCACAGGGGTCCAGGTTGGGATCGGAATGTCCCCACACCACCTCTTTTCGGGCCAGGATCTCGTACCAGTTGTCCGCGCTGATCTCACCGGCAAACTTGCTTTTGTCGGTATAACAAAGCACCAGCTGATTGGTTGCAAACCGCACATTCCAGTCCGCGTGATCCGGCACCAGCACCTTGTCGATCACGACAAAATCGGCGGATGCCATGATATCGGCCGGCTTGCCCACTTCGGAAATCATTCGGGCCATCTTGGTGCTGCCGCCCCCTTCCCTGAGGATATTCACCTTGGGATATTGCTGGACAAAGCCCTTGCCGATCTCCTCCAGCGGCACACTGAGGCTGCCGGCATGAAAAACAATCAAATCGCCGGAGGGCTCGGCAACTGCCCACTGAGAAAAAGCCACACAAACCAGAACGACCATTGCCAATTTTTTAATAAATCCGATAGCACCCACATTCTTCTCCTTTCGTCTGAAAATGCGTTTCCTGCATGTTGATAATATATTTATGAAAGTATTTTTTTACTATAAATTGTTTGTTTATGTCAATATTTAGAAAAATTATAATTATTAATCCAAAAAATTACTTAAAATTACCTTTAATGCCATTATTCACTGTTGCAGTCCGAACCGATTTAAAAGTGTGACATCCTGCTGTTGTGCCTGTTGTGGCAAAGTTTCCATTTGACACTGTTTTACAAAAAGTGTATATTGCCGACAATCGACTTTATGGAATGCTTCCATTTCCGGTACACCATAACCCAGGGGGGCCGATGAAAAACACGCTCAACCAGTTGAAAACCAAACTTGTAGACCTGTATCAATGGGAAAAACCCTACCGTGCCCTGCGCAGGCACTTAAACACCATGCCCGTGGGATTTCCCGCCACTTTTTCCGGAGTGGAGCGGCGCCTGCTCAAGGCCATGTTTACCATTGATGAGGCCAGGGTGGCCCTGCATATGGACTACCGGTTTGAATCAGCGGATATGATCTTTGAAAAGGTAAGGGACAACGATTTTTCAAAAGCGGACCTGGAAGCCCGGCTCTCTGCCATGGAGAAACGGGGCGCCATTTTTTCCATGGAAAAGGACGGGGTGATGCACTACGCCCTGGTGCCTTTTGTCATCGGCATGTACGAGATGCAGGTGGCCCATATGACGCCCGGCTTCTACCTGGATACCCGGGAGTATATGACCAAAGCCTACGGTATCGAATACCTGACCACGGCCGTGCCCCAGATGCGGGTGATTCCCGTGGCAAAAAGCGTGACCCCGGAGCACAACATCGCCACCTATGATGAGATCCGCGCCATCATCGAAACCACCGACAGACAGATCGGCGTGGCTGAATGCATCTGCCGCAAGGCAAAGGACCTGCTGGCAGAGCCCTGCAAAAGGACCGACCGCCGGGAGGTGTGCCTGGGACTTCGGGATTTTCATGACATGTATGCCCGCCACGGCTGGGGCCGGACCATCACCAAGGAGGAGGCCCTTGCCATTTTAGACCAGTCTGAAAAAGACGGCCTGGTGCTGCAGCCCTCTAACGAACAGGAGCCCCAGTTTGTCTGCGCCTGCTGCGGGTGCTGCTGCGGGGTCCTGGAGATGATGCGGATCATGTCCCGGCCCGCCGATTTTGCGGCCAGCAATTTTTACGCGGCACTGGACAACGATGCTTGCAACGGCTGCGGCGTGTGCGTCCGCCGGTGCCAGATGGGGGCCATTGAGGTAAAAGAGAAAAAAGCGCATCTGGATGTGGGCAAGTGCATCGGCTGCGGACTGTGCGTGACCACCTGCAAGACCGGCGCCATCCGGCTGGAGAAAAAAAGCTTTCAAACCGTGCCGCCGAAAACCACCGAGGACCTGATGGAGGCCATCATGGCCGGGAAAAAGGGGACGGCGGGCAGGCTGCTGGCCGCCGCCAAAGGGGCCATGGGCATAAAAAAGGCGCGTTAACCCGGATAGTCCATGAAATATCCGTGTTAATGGAGCATGCCCCGGCGACCGGACTGAAAATAAAAAAGGGGACGGTGCAAACCGTCCCCTTTTTGCGTGGTGCCGCACAGGTGAAACATGGGCCACATGCTGCCGGGGCCATCCCCGAAAGCGCCCCTTCCCTCATTGCGAGGAGCGAAGCGACGAAGCAATCTTTACCATTAAACATCGATCTTTCTTAAAGCATTTATCCACGTACTTTTCTTTAAAAGAAAAGTACCAAAAGAATCGCCCCGTGCAGCTTGGCCACGCCGCAGGCGTGGCTTTCCTCGCTCTAATAATTTTTCGGCGCGGGCAGGAACTCATCCCGCTTCGCGGGATTCAAACAGCCTGCCCGCTTTTCCCGAAAAATCATTCTCGCTTCGGCTGCGCTGCAATGGGGCATAAAACACCTGCCTGCCCATCTTTACAGCATAGGCACCTCTCCGTCATTCCATGAAATACAATCCATATTACCGGCAAAATATTGCTGCTTATAACAGCAAAAGTCGATAAAAGGCGATATTTTGCCGTTAATATTGATTTGCCATTGATTTTTATTTTTATCGGCAATATAATGCCTATAAATATTAAAAAATATATTTAATCAGCAATATAGTGCCTTTAAAATATATCGAATTAAAGGAGACGCTGCAATGTCCTATAATATCGATTTTTCATTGGCGAATAGCCGTCAGATTGGAACTGCGCTTGGCGGGCGCATGGAGCAGATCAGGCTCTCGCGAAACCTGACACAGTCGCAACTCGCTCAGGATGCCGGCATATCCGTAAGAACGTTACGTAACCTTGAAAAAGGCGAAGGCGTTTCTTTGGACACGTTCATTCGCGTCCTGATCGCATTGGGCATCCAGCACAGCCTCGAAGTCCTTCTGCCTGATCCGTCTGTCAGGCCGGTTGAGCGGATCGGCCTGGGCAAAGAACGCCGGCGCGCACGCCCGGTCCGGAAAGAAGAAAAAACAGCGCAATGGTCATGGGGAGACGGAGGAACCAACGATGATTAGCGATGCGCGGGTCATGCTCTGGGGATCAGATATTGGCGCCGTGACCTGGCTGGAAGACCGGGAAATCGGTGTATTTCAATTTGAGCCCGGTTTCCTGGAAAGTGGCATTCAATTATCACCGTTGATGATGCCCCTTCGCGCTGCCCCGTATGAATTTCCGGCACTGGCCAGGCATACATTTAAAGGGCTCCCCGGATTGCTGGCGGATTCTCTGCCCGATAAATTCGGAAATGCGATCATTGATGCATGGCTCGCTGAAACGGGCAGGAATGTGATGGATTTCCATGCCGTAGATCGCCTGTGTTACATCGGCAGGCGCGGTATGGGGGCGCTGGAATTTGAGCCGGCAATTCATGAACTGTCAACAGAACAGCAAAATCTCGAAGTGGACAAGCTGGTAGCACTGGTGAACAAGGTGCTGGATGAACGTGCTGCAATGGGGGGCGCATTTACGGGTGAGGATGACCGAAAAGTCATCGAAGACATTCTTCGCGTCGGGACCTCGGCAGGCGGCGCCCGGGCAAAAGCAATCCTGGCCTGGAATCCGCGGACCAATGAATTTTGCTCCGGCCAGGTCGATGTCGAAAAAGGCTTCGAGTACTGGCTGATGAAATTTGACGGCATCGCCAACAATCGCGACAACGAACTCGCCGACCCGCAAGGCTACGGCAGAATCGAATATGCCTATTATTTGATGGCTGTCGATTGCGGCATCGAAATGACTGACTGCAGGCTTCACCACGAAGGGGGCCGAAGCCACTTTATGACCAGGCGTTTCGACCGCACCGGAAAAGGCGGCAAAGTCCATATGCAGTCACTGGGGGCCATGGCCCACTACGACTATAAACAGCCGGCCCGATACGCATACGAGCAGGCCATTTACGTGATGAAACGGCTGAACCTTTCGCAAAAGGAACTCAATCAACAGGTGCTGCGGACGTTTTTTAATGTCATTGCCCGCAACCAGGATGATCATGTGAAAAACATCGCTTTTCTGATGGACCGGCAGGGCCGGTGGCGGCTTTCCCCGGCTTTTGATGTCTGCTATTCCTATAATCCGACCGGCGATTGGACAAACCGGCATCAGATGAGCGTCAACGGCAAGCGGGATAAATTTGTGCGGGACGATTTAATTGCCTTTGCCGGTGTTGCCGGCATCAAGAAGAAGAAGGCAAACGAGATGATTGACCATGTCCTGGACAGTGTCAGGAAATGGCCGGAGTTTGCGGAACAGGCGGAACTCAGCAAAGAGCGTATGGTAAAAATTAAAAACAGCCACAGGCTGACCTTATAGAAAGCGGCGGTGTTTGCCCGCTTTTCCCGAAAAATCATTCTCGCTCGGCTGCGCTGCAATGGGCACACGGACCACACACGTCATGATTTATAATTTATGGGTTTCTCTAAAAATTGATTATTTTATCATGGTTTCTAAAATCATCGTGTGTTATAAATATCCTCATCAAACTCAGTAAATACGGGCATTGAGGAGAAATGGCGATGATGCAGACCGGATTTTTTGACTGGCATGAGAGATTTGAGAAACTCGACAGAAACGGCGATCCACTGCTTAAATTGAATCAAGTGGTGGATTGGGAGATGTTCCGCCAGCCTCTGGAAAAAATTCGTCATAAAGAGCGAAAAAGCAATGCCGGCGCAAGGCCCTACGATGTAATACGGATGTTCAAGATTCTCATTATTCAGTCGTTGTACAATCTTTCCGATGACCGGATTGAGTTTCAGATTCTGGACCGGATATCGTTCATGCGCTTTCTGGGTTTGGGCCTTGGAGATCGGGTGCCGGACGCCAAGACCATTTGGTTGTTTCGGGAGCAGATTACCGAAGCTGGTTTGATCAAACCGTTGTTTGAGAAGTTTGACGTCTGTTTGCGGGAAAATGGTTTTCTGGCGCAAAAAGGGCAGATTATTGACGCCAGTATTGTAGCGGCCCCTCGTCAACGGAACAGCCGGGAAGAAAACGAGCGAATCAAACGGGGAGATATTCCCGAGGAATGGAAAGAGGCCAAGAGACGTCAGAAAGACACGGATGCCCGGTGGACAAAGAAGAACGGACAGAACTACTACGGATACAAAAACCATATAAGCGTGGACGTTAAGCACAAGCTGATTCGGGATTATGAGGTTACGGATGCGGCGGTTCATGACAGCCAGGTGTTTGACCAGATAATTGATGAGAGCAACAGCAGTCGTGATGTGTATGCGGACTCGGCATATCGTTCGGAGGAATCGGTGAAGCGCCTCAAGGAAGAGGGTTTTCGGGAGCATCTGCAGCGGAAGGGATGTCGACACCGAAAGCTGACGAAGCGGGAGCAACGGGGCAACCATACACGGGCAAAGACGAGATCGCGAGTCGAACATGTTTTTGGAGTGCAGGCGATGATGGCCGGAGAAATGATTCTCCGGACGATCGGAATTGTTCGAGCCAGGGCCAAAATCGGATTGAGGAATCTGGCGTACAACATAAACCGATACAGTATACTGGGGGCAACGGGGTAAGGTCTGTCCCAAGAGGGTGGACCCCGCCGACGGGGTGGAAAAAGTCGGTAAAATGGGATGTAAAATATGACTTTTATGCTTCATTACTTACCCGAAAGGTCCCAATCTGAAAATTTTTTACCGCCGCAAACGGCCTTTTTTAAAAAATGGATTTTTAGAGGTTCCCTTATGTTATGGATCGAAAAGACCATATAAATTACCATATTTTTATATTGACATTCTTTCTTTGCCGACCTAGTATAAAACAATGAAAAAACGATCTGATTTTGATTGGGACGTCAATAAAGACAAGCTAAATCAGGAAAAGCATGGCGTTTCTTTTGCCCTGGCACAACTTGCTTTTCTGGATCCTGACCGTGTTATACTCGAAGATCTTGAGCACGGTGTTGAAGAGAAACGCTATTACTGTCTTGGCAAGGTTTCTGGTGGAATAATGACCGTTCGATTTACATACAGAAAAAGCAAAATCAGAATTTTTGGCGCCGGATATTGGCGGAAAGGAAAAAAAATATATGAAAGAGAAAATCAAATACACGGATGAGCCCATGGGGAAGGTCAAGGTTATTCCCGATTTTCTCCCATCCCCTGAAGAACTGGCCCTGAAAGACGAAACCGTAAAAGTTACAATTGCGTTAAGCAAAACCAGTGTCGCTTTTTTTAAAAAAGAGGCCCAAAAGTATAACACGCAATATCAGAAAATGATTCGCAGGCTTTTGGATGAATATACAGCCCGCCAATAACGGGTAACACGGGCAACACGTTGCCCGTGCCCGAAGGGTAAGAGGTTATACTTTGAAGGGGGGATAAGTGCCTTTTCCTGTGCTACACACACTGGCAGGCAGGCTGCCAGTGTCACCCGCAGCAGTATGAATCTCCGCCAGGGAATGACGAAGCAGTCTTGCTCGCACCGTGCGTCATTGCGAGCGCAGCGAAGCAATCTTTACCATTACACATTGATCTTTCTTAAAGCATTTATCCGTGTACTTTTCTTTAGAAGAAAAGTACCAAAAGAATCGCCCCGTGCAGCTTGGCCACGCCCCGGCGTGGCTTCCCTCGCTCCAATAATTTTTCGGCGCGGGCAGGAACTCGCCCGCCTGCGGCGGTGCTCAAACAGCCTGCCCGCTTTTCCCGAAAAATCATTCTCGCTTCGGCTGCGCTGCAATGGGGCTAAAACATCTGCCTGCCCATCTTTACGGCAACGGGCAACACGTTGCCCGTGCCCGAAGGGTAAGAGGTTATACTTTGAAGGGAGGATAAGTGCCTTTTCCTGTGCTGCGCACCTGCGCTCCGTGTGCGTTGCATGGTTAAGTCGCAATAATTTTATGTATAATGTGACCTTCTGGTACATACGGCGACAATAATGATTTTAAGCTGATTGGTTCCTTCAGTAGCCAATTCCCAGGAAGTATACAAAAATGGTTCAGTGTTTTGCCTGACACAATAAAGAAAAGACCCATAGGGGATTTGCGAACAGATACGATATCTTCCCAGCGTAATCTGCCACAAGGAGTTGGCAGTAAGGTGGGCATAATCCCTTCAACTGAGATATCAC includes these proteins:
- a CDS encoding ABC transporter ATP-binding protein, with protein sequence MEKRDMKGRVAVCDLSIRLPGFRLEHISFSIEPGEFFLLLGPTGAGKTLTLEALAGLVPINTGTLHVNGQNVTRLPPEARSVGIVYQDYALFPHLSVMENICYGVRYRKPEVRMPRKQINELMSQVGIAHLANRSIVTLSGGEKQRVALLRALAVNPSVLLLDEPLSALDPGFREDLQQLLKALCRATGTTFLMVTHDVDEARFLGERAAVLHDGRIEQTGPVAWLFQKPSTVFVARFTGVRNIFPAVFDGDRAILGGCELMMEAPAPASAAHVAVRSENVRLTNGTTGSGGVNQMTGRVTGLTHMGPYVEAMIQAGGLPWRSAVSLEAFARINPAPGRTVGMEILPEAVVPISSGT
- a CDS encoding ABC transporter permease, which codes for MWASLFSCLLVSAFIVLPLVQMLVQPTWENMLGAIGDRTVQRAIGLSLYTAGWAGALSFLFGTPFAYVLARKDFPGKRLVESIVDLPIMIPHPVIGIAFLGIVGREHWLGRLLMEAGIRVMGSTVGIVTVLTFVGLPFYINAVKTGIEAIPVRLEHVSRNLGASMGQTFARVVFPLAWRSMLVGLILCAARAISEFGAIVIVAYHPMTAPVLIYERFTAYGLKYSQPVAVWLILVCLLLFVMLRLLSWRRPDTAGMRTGGWKKRWKSVT
- the wtpA gene encoding tungstate ABC transporter substrate-binding protein WtpA, whose translation is MGAIGFIKKLAMVVLVCVAFSQWAVAEPSGDLIVFHAGSLSVPLEEIGKGFVQQYPKVNILREGGGSTKMARMISEVGKPADIMASADFVVIDKVLVPDHADWNVRFATNQLVLCYTDKSKFAGEISADNWYEILARKEVVWGHSDPNLDPCGYRSLMVLQLAEIFYNQPGLYDKLIANRPQANVRPKSVELVALLKTGNMDYAWEYLSVAVQHELKYVKLDDHINLGNYKYDDFYKRAQVQVTGDKPGTFMTQTCQSCTYGITMIKDGPNPEAALAFLDYMLDPQGGLKVLADMGQPPFIPCRVPTQEMYEKIPKGLKHRVEVKN
- a CDS encoding 4Fe-4S dicluster domain-containing protein, which encodes MKNTLNQLKTKLVDLYQWEKPYRALRRHLNTMPVGFPATFSGVERRLLKAMFTIDEARVALHMDYRFESADMIFEKVRDNDFSKADLEARLSAMEKRGAIFSMEKDGVMHYALVPFVIGMYEMQVAHMTPGFYLDTREYMTKAYGIEYLTTAVPQMRVIPVAKSVTPEHNIATYDEIRAIIETTDRQIGVAECICRKAKDLLAEPCKRTDRREVCLGLRDFHDMYARHGWGRTITKEEALAILDQSEKDGLVLQPSNEQEPQFVCACCGCCCGVLEMMRIMSRPADFAASNFYAALDNDACNGCGVCVRRCQMGAIEVKEKKAHLDVGKCIGCGLCVTTCKTGAIRLEKKSFQTVPPKTTEDLMEAIMAGKKGTAGRLLAAAKGAMGIKKAR
- a CDS encoding helix-turn-helix domain-containing protein gives rise to the protein MSYNIDFSLANSRQIGTALGGRMEQIRLSRNLTQSQLAQDAGISVRTLRNLEKGEGVSLDTFIRVLIALGIQHSLEVLLPDPSVRPVERIGLGKERRRARPVRKEEKTAQWSWGDGGTNDD
- a CDS encoding type II toxin-antitoxin system HipA family toxin — its product is MLWGSDIGAVTWLEDREIGVFQFEPGFLESGIQLSPLMMPLRAAPYEFPALARHTFKGLPGLLADSLPDKFGNAIIDAWLAETGRNVMDFHAVDRLCYIGRRGMGALEFEPAIHELSTEQQNLEVDKLVALVNKVLDERAAMGGAFTGEDDRKVIEDILRVGTSAGGARAKAILAWNPRTNEFCSGQVDVEKGFEYWLMKFDGIANNRDNELADPQGYGRIEYAYYLMAVDCGIEMTDCRLHHEGGRSHFMTRRFDRTGKGGKVHMQSLGAMAHYDYKQPARYAYEQAIYVMKRLNLSQKELNQQVLRTFFNVIARNQDDHVKNIAFLMDRQGRWRLSPAFDVCYSYNPTGDWTNRHQMSVNGKRDKFVRDDLIAFAGVAGIKKKKANEMIDHVLDSVRKWPEFAEQAELSKERMVKIKNSHRLTL
- a CDS encoding IS5 family transposase is translated as MMQTGFFDWHERFEKLDRNGDPLLKLNQVVDWEMFRQPLEKIRHKERKSNAGARPYDVIRMFKILIIQSLYNLSDDRIEFQILDRISFMRFLGLGLGDRVPDAKTIWLFREQITEAGLIKPLFEKFDVCLRENGFLAQKGQIIDASIVAAPRQRNSREENERIKRGDIPEEWKEAKRRQKDTDARWTKKNGQNYYGYKNHISVDVKHKLIRDYEVTDAAVHDSQVFDQIIDESNSSRDVYADSAYRSEESVKRLKEEGFREHLQRKGCRHRKLTKREQRGNHTRAKTRSRVEHVFGVQAMMAGEMILRTIGIVRARAKIGLRNLAYNINRYSILGATG
- a CDS encoding BrnT family toxin; protein product: MKKRSDFDWDVNKDKLNQEKHGVSFALAQLAFLDPDRVILEDLEHGVEEKRYYCLGKVSGGIMTVRFTYRKSKIRIFGAGYWRKGKKIYERENQIHG